The sequence below is a genomic window from Deinococcus aquaticus.
TCGCGCAAACAACATCGCGATTCCTTTCAGGTCTTCCTGGACCTCCTCCTCGACGGTTCCGGTCGTCCCCTGCCCACTCGCGCAACCGTCAAATCGCCCTCCGCGATCAGTCGATTCCTCAACCACACGATCTGGGATCTCCGGACACTCTGCCGCTTCATGCGCCAGGCTGCACTCCAGCTCTTCAATGACACCTGGAAACATGCTCCACACCAGCGTCCCCGGGTCGAATTCCTGGTCGACCTGACCAGCCTCGAAAAGGCAGGAAAGTTCCCCGGACTCTCCGACTGGATGCACGTCCTGAACGCCGTGAACGGCGTTCACCTGGTCGTCCTGTACATCTGCTGTGGAGACCTGAAGCTCCCCTGGGCCTTTCAGATCTGGCGTGGAAAAGGCACGTCCTCACCCGCCGCGTTAGCCCTCAAACTGCTCCGCACTGTTCCACCCGTCATGCTTCAGGGGAAGCGCCGCCCCCGTCTGCATGCAGACGGGGGCTTCGAAAGTGCGGAGTTCATTGAGGCCGTCCTGGAAAGAGAAATAGACATCGTGATTGGTGTCCGGCGCAACAGAACACTCGCGAATGGGACACCCATTCACGAGCTGATGACCCGCGGGTACAAGGCACAACTCCAGGGTCTGAAACCCACCATGTACGTCTCGTGGGCATGGCTATACCGGAACAAAGAGCCAGAGCAGCGCTTCGTCATGTCGAACATCAACCTGGGCGGCAAGTACCTGGCCAGAGTCGGGAAACGCCGCTGGCGGATCGAGGGCTTCTTCAAGACCATCAAGGGGCGGTTCGGCCTGGAGCGGTTCGCGCAGCACAGCAAAAC
It includes:
- a CDS encoding transposase codes for the protein MNPKNARARRLYSDILTCFSRKQHRDSFQVFLDLLLDGSGRPLPTRATVKSPSAISRFLNHTIWDLRTLCRFMRQAALQLFNDTWKHAPHQRPRVEFLVDLTSLEKAGKFPGLSDWMHVLNAVNGVHLVVLYICCGDLKLPWAFQIWRGKGTSSPAALALKLLRTVPPVMLQGKRRPRLHADGGFESAEFIEAVLEREIDIVIGVRRNRTLANGTPIHELMTRGYKAQLQGLKPTMYVSWAWLYRNKEPEQRFVMSNINLGGKYLARVGKRRWRIEGFFKTIKGRFGLERFAQHSKTGVMRWWCLSGLAYLLCHLADQDVPPRPPGTWPDWGALARTVRFSFIPEVRRRALQLELAELDAFQDALSAPAP